The genomic stretch TACACCATGAAATACATGCCTCGATTTTCCACCAAATATTAGAACATCTCCAGATTCCAGTATAACCTTATTTGCCCTGTCAACATCCCTTTGCTCACCGTACAAGAATTCTGCAGTATCTCCAATGGAAAAAGAGACAACTGGCAAACATTTGCGGAGACTTTGTTCACTTTCATCACGATCCTGCAGGAAGGCATGGCCAAGAGATGTTATCAAGTAGTTCAGAACAGTAAGGTTTTACTTATTTTAAGATTCACAAAATAATACAGGATGAATTTCATTATATGGGAAATTTTGCTTCAGTCTTCTAAACGATCCAGAAATAACTAACGTGGACAACAGTTGCATTGGGTTATAGATGATTTGGAAGATGGTGCAGCTGCTGCAAATGAATGCCATGCAGTTCAGTGCATAAAATAAAAGTGACAGCTGTTCCTCCAAAATGGTTAAGAGATAGTTCGATGCCTGACAGTTACAGATGTAATGCTTACCAAAGTTGTATCAAATGCGCATATGACAGAGGGAGAAGGATTAAAttagaagaaagaaatgaatcCACTGCAGAGAAATAGATAAGGCTCTTTTATTACAAACCTGATGAAGACCTAGTCGCCCAGAGGATGAGTAAAAGTTCACAAGACATATGTCTGGGATCATCCATGGAAGTATGCCTTGAGAATTGCTAGTTTTAGAATCTTTCATAATATGGAACTGGGACTCTTTGATTGCACTTTCAACCAACTGAAAGAATTCATCAGGAATCTTTGGCGGAATAGCATCATCGACAGGTCGATGATCTCCATACTGACTTGTCTCAGGGTCCCAATTCTTACCAAGGCACATCATCATCAAATTCAGCTTTGCTCCATCACGGTAACCAGGTTTGTAGAAACCTCCAGAACCCAAACCCAAGTCTCGGCATAACTTGACTATATTCatctagaagaaataaaaaacagaaaatctCACAATCCATATACTTACCCTACAATTTTCATATACCATTCACATATTTCAGATTGGTGAAACATAATTATCAGTTGGAGAATGATTTAACAATGAAAACTAATCACAGAATTTAGAAGAAGTAAAAGAACACAAAGAAGCACCTGGTCATGGAGGGAAAGGTAACTTTTTAATAGAACCATTCCAGACTGCAAAATGATTCCACTGTTCTGTTCCTTGGAGCGCTTGATTTCATTCCGCCTTTCTCTATTCTGTACAAGCAGAGGAGCCTTTAGGGTAATAGAACCCCTTGATTTAGGAGGACATAAATCAAAAATCGACTGTTCAGAAGGCTCTGGCTTCCCTTGGTTGGTTGCATTTACAGGACTGTTAATAGGGAAAGGCACACCATGGGCCTCAGATTTGCAGGGCAGAGTTACACTATCCTCTGTCATCTCACTCGGGGTTTCTCTAATCTGCA from Pyrus communis chromosome 7, drPyrComm1.1, whole genome shotgun sequence encodes the following:
- the LOC137740232 gene encoding DNA N(6)-methyladenine demethylase ALKBH1D-like isoform X2, which translates into the protein MDIHAQDGDISRGGRFSTNRGVQGRESLRGGRFSTNRGGQARESLRGGRFSTNRGGQARESLRGGRFPTNRGGQARGNQRGGRHSPLAAGHPSNLHSPARPGTHGTFSNDSSGNNEFRVSYHSEHKPATSSAHRQEWHSSGREDMHSHAESLKEGHKSTESRGVNPKVLNWSAVSDSSYREHPPSFSNLSHSENLHAGVERMQIRETPSEMTEDSVTLPCKSEAHGVPFPINSPVNATNQGKPEPSEQSIFDLCPPKSRGSITLKAPLLVQNRERRNEIKRSKEQNSGIILQSGMVLLKSYLSLHDQMNIVKLCRDLGLGSGGFYKPGYRDGAKLNLMMMCLGKNWDPETSQYGDHRPVDDAIPPKIPDEFFQLVESAIKESQFHIMKDSKTSNSQGILPWMIPDICLVNFYSSSGRLGLHQDRDESEQSLRKCLPVVSFSIGDTAEFLYGEQRDVDRANKVILESGDVLIFGGKSRHVFHGVSSIKPDTAPKTLLEKTNLRAGRLNLTFREY
- the LOC137740232 gene encoding DNA N(6)-methyladenine demethylase ALKBH1D-like isoform X1, coding for MDIHAQDGDISRGGRFSTNRGVQGRESLRGGRFSTNRGGQARESLRGGRFSTNRGGQARESLRGGRFPTNRGGQARGNQRGGRHSPLAAGHPSNLHSPQARPGTHGTFSNDSSGNNEFRVSYHSEHKPATSSAHRQEWHSSGREDMHSHAESLKEGHKSTESRGVNPKVLNWSAVSDSSYREHPPSFSNLSHSENLHAGVERMQIRETPSEMTEDSVTLPCKSEAHGVPFPINSPVNATNQGKPEPSEQSIFDLCPPKSRGSITLKAPLLVQNRERRNEIKRSKEQNSGIILQSGMVLLKSYLSLHDQMNIVKLCRDLGLGSGGFYKPGYRDGAKLNLMMMCLGKNWDPETSQYGDHRPVDDAIPPKIPDEFFQLVESAIKESQFHIMKDSKTSNSQGILPWMIPDICLVNFYSSSGRLGLHQDRDESEQSLRKCLPVVSFSIGDTAEFLYGEQRDVDRANKVILESGDVLIFGGKSRHVFHGVSSIKPDTAPKTLLEKTNLRAGRLNLTFREY